A single Camelus bactrianus isolate YW-2024 breed Bactrian camel chromosome 1, ASM4877302v1, whole genome shotgun sequence DNA region contains:
- the CRYZL1 gene encoding quinone oxidoreductase-like protein 1 isoform X1 — protein sequence MVTMKGLYFQQSSTSEEITFVFQERENLPVTEDNYVKLKVKACALSPINTKLMAEMKMEKDFFPVGREVAGIVLEVGSKVSFFQPDDEVVGILPLDSEDPGLCEVVRVHEHYLVHKPEKVTWTEAAGTVRDGVRAYTALHYLSHLSTGKSVLIMDGASAFGTIAIQLAHHRGAKVISTACSLEDKQCLERFRPSIARVIDLSNGKAHVAESCLEETGGLGVDIVLDAGVRLYTKDDEPAEKLQLLPHKHDIITLLGVGGHWVTTEENLQLDPPDSHCLFLKGATVAFLNDEVWNLSNVQQGKYLCILKDVMEKLSTGVFRPQLDEPIPLYEAKVSMEVVQKNQGRKKQVVQL from the exons ATG gTGACTATGAAAGGCTTATATTTTCAACAGAGTTCTACAAGTGAAGAAATAACATTTGTATTCCAAGAAAGG GAAAATCTTCCTGTTACAGAGGATAACTATGTGAAACTTAAAGTTAAAGCTTGTGCTCTCAGCCCAATAAATACAAAG CTTATGGCAGAAATGAAGATGGAGAAGGATTTCTTTCCTGTTGGGAGGGAAGTTGCTGGAATTGTGTTAGAAG TTGGAAGCAAAGTATCATTCTTTCAACCAGATGATGAAGTAGTTG gaattttaccCCTGGATTCTGAAGACCCCGGACTTTGTGAAGTTGTTCGCGTACATGAGCATTACTTAG TTCACAAACCAGAAAAAGTTACATGGACAGAAGCCGCTGGAACCGTTCGGGATGGAGTACGAGCCTATACAGCTCTGCATTATCTTTCTCATCTCTCTACTGGAAAATCGGTGCTGATAATGGACGGAGCAAGT GCATTTGGTACAATAGCTATTCAGTTAGCACACCATAGAGGAGCCAAAGTGATTTCAACAGCATGCAGCCTTGAAGATAAGCAGTGTCTTGAAAGATTTAGGCCTTCCATAG CCCGAGTGATCGATTTATCTAACGGGAAAGCCCATGTTGCTGAGAGCTGTTTAGAAGAAACAGGTGGCCTCGGTGTAGATATTGTCCTAGATGCTGGAG TGAGATTATATACTAAAGACGATGAGCCAGCTGAAAAATTACAACTACTACCACATAAACATGATATCATCACCCTGCTTGGTGTTGGAGGCCATTGGGTAACAACAGAAGAAAACTTGCAG CTGGATCCTCCAGACAGCCATTGCCTTTTCCTCAAGGGAGCGACGGTGGCTTTCCTTAATGATGAAGTTTGGAATTTGTCAAATGTACAACAGGGAAAGTATCTTT GTATCTTAAAAGACGTGATGGAGAAGTTATCAACTGGTGTTTTTAG ACCTCAGTTGGATGAGCCCATTCCACTATATGAAGCTAAAGTTTCTATGGAAGTTGTTCagaaaaatcaaggaagaaagaagcaagttgttcaactttaa
- the CRYZL1 gene encoding quinone oxidoreductase-like protein 1 isoform X3, translating into MVTMKGLYFQQSSTSEEITFVFQERENLPVTEDNYVKLKVKACALSPINTKLMAEMKMEKDFFPVGREVAGIVLEVGSKVSFFQPDDEVVGILPLDSEDPGLCEVVRVHEHYLVHKPEKVTWTEAAGTVRDGVRAYTALHYLSHLSTGKSVLIMDGASAFGTIAIQLAHHRGAKVISTACSLEDKQCLERFRPSIARVIDLSNGKAHVAESCLEETGGLGVDIVLDAGVRLYTKDDEPAEKLQLLPHKHDIITLLGVGGHWVTTEENLQLDPPDSHCLFLKGATVAFLNDEVWNLSNVQQGKYLSTYLKRRDGEVINWCF; encoded by the exons ATG gTGACTATGAAAGGCTTATATTTTCAACAGAGTTCTACAAGTGAAGAAATAACATTTGTATTCCAAGAAAGG GAAAATCTTCCTGTTACAGAGGATAACTATGTGAAACTTAAAGTTAAAGCTTGTGCTCTCAGCCCAATAAATACAAAG CTTATGGCAGAAATGAAGATGGAGAAGGATTTCTTTCCTGTTGGGAGGGAAGTTGCTGGAATTGTGTTAGAAG TTGGAAGCAAAGTATCATTCTTTCAACCAGATGATGAAGTAGTTG gaattttaccCCTGGATTCTGAAGACCCCGGACTTTGTGAAGTTGTTCGCGTACATGAGCATTACTTAG TTCACAAACCAGAAAAAGTTACATGGACAGAAGCCGCTGGAACCGTTCGGGATGGAGTACGAGCCTATACAGCTCTGCATTATCTTTCTCATCTCTCTACTGGAAAATCGGTGCTGATAATGGACGGAGCAAGT GCATTTGGTACAATAGCTATTCAGTTAGCACACCATAGAGGAGCCAAAGTGATTTCAACAGCATGCAGCCTTGAAGATAAGCAGTGTCTTGAAAGATTTAGGCCTTCCATAG CCCGAGTGATCGATTTATCTAACGGGAAAGCCCATGTTGCTGAGAGCTGTTTAGAAGAAACAGGTGGCCTCGGTGTAGATATTGTCCTAGATGCTGGAG TGAGATTATATACTAAAGACGATGAGCCAGCTGAAAAATTACAACTACTACCACATAAACATGATATCATCACCCTGCTTGGTGTTGGAGGCCATTGGGTAACAACAGAAGAAAACTTGCAG CTGGATCCTCCAGACAGCCATTGCCTTTTCCTCAAGGGAGCGACGGTGGCTTTCCTTAATGATGAAGTTTGGAATTTGTCAAATGTACAACAGGGAAAGTATCTTT CTACGTATCTTAAAAGACGTGATGGAGAAGTTATCAACTGGTGTTTTTAG
- the CRYZL1 gene encoding quinone oxidoreductase-like protein 1 isoform X2: protein MKGLYFQQSSTSEEITFVFQERENLPVTEDNYVKLKVKACALSPINTKLMAEMKMEKDFFPVGREVAGIVLEVGSKVSFFQPDDEVVGILPLDSEDPGLCEVVRVHEHYLVHKPEKVTWTEAAGTVRDGVRAYTALHYLSHLSTGKSVLIMDGASAFGTIAIQLAHHRGAKVISTACSLEDKQCLERFRPSIARVIDLSNGKAHVAESCLEETGGLGVDIVLDAGVRLYTKDDEPAEKLQLLPHKHDIITLLGVGGHWVTTEENLQLDPPDSHCLFLKGATVAFLNDEVWNLSNVQQGKYLCILKDVMEKLSTGVFRPQLDEPIPLYEAKVSMEVVQKNQGRKKQVVQL, encoded by the exons ATGAAAGGCTTATATTTTCAACAGAGTTCTACAAGTGAAGAAATAACATTTGTATTCCAAGAAAGG GAAAATCTTCCTGTTACAGAGGATAACTATGTGAAACTTAAAGTTAAAGCTTGTGCTCTCAGCCCAATAAATACAAAG CTTATGGCAGAAATGAAGATGGAGAAGGATTTCTTTCCTGTTGGGAGGGAAGTTGCTGGAATTGTGTTAGAAG TTGGAAGCAAAGTATCATTCTTTCAACCAGATGATGAAGTAGTTG gaattttaccCCTGGATTCTGAAGACCCCGGACTTTGTGAAGTTGTTCGCGTACATGAGCATTACTTAG TTCACAAACCAGAAAAAGTTACATGGACAGAAGCCGCTGGAACCGTTCGGGATGGAGTACGAGCCTATACAGCTCTGCATTATCTTTCTCATCTCTCTACTGGAAAATCGGTGCTGATAATGGACGGAGCAAGT GCATTTGGTACAATAGCTATTCAGTTAGCACACCATAGAGGAGCCAAAGTGATTTCAACAGCATGCAGCCTTGAAGATAAGCAGTGTCTTGAAAGATTTAGGCCTTCCATAG CCCGAGTGATCGATTTATCTAACGGGAAAGCCCATGTTGCTGAGAGCTGTTTAGAAGAAACAGGTGGCCTCGGTGTAGATATTGTCCTAGATGCTGGAG TGAGATTATATACTAAAGACGATGAGCCAGCTGAAAAATTACAACTACTACCACATAAACATGATATCATCACCCTGCTTGGTGTTGGAGGCCATTGGGTAACAACAGAAGAAAACTTGCAG CTGGATCCTCCAGACAGCCATTGCCTTTTCCTCAAGGGAGCGACGGTGGCTTTCCTTAATGATGAAGTTTGGAATTTGTCAAATGTACAACAGGGAAAGTATCTTT GTATCTTAAAAGACGTGATGGAGAAGTTATCAACTGGTGTTTTTAG ACCTCAGTTGGATGAGCCCATTCCACTATATGAAGCTAAAGTTTCTATGGAAGTTGTTCagaaaaatcaaggaagaaagaagcaagttgttcaactttaa
- the DONSON gene encoding protein downstream neighbor of Son isoform X1, giving the protein MALSVPGYSPSFKRPPETLRLRRKRGRSLGVASSPEERPEPTTRRAALAAGLPLRPFPAAGRGGGGPAAARRNPFARLDNRPRAAAEPPDGPPRGQREAPGSFLDSNQENDLLWEEKFPERTAITELLQTPHVSVSEPDIPSSESTELPVDWSIKTRLLFTSSQPFTWADHLKAQEEAQGVIQHCRATEVTLPQSIQDPKLCTELRCAFQQSLIYWLHPAFSWLPLFPRIGADRRMAGKTNPWSNDETLQHNLMSDWSVSFTSLYNLLKTRLCPFFYVCTYQFTVLFRAAGLAGNDVITALVSPTTRGIREAMKNEGIEFSLPLIKENCHEKKKASETSLGHEEQAVSDEDEEESFSWLEEMGVQDRIKKPDVLSIKLRKEKHEIQMDHRPESVVLVKGLNTFTLLNFLINSKSLIATSGPQAGLPPTLLSPVAFRGATMQMLKARSVNVKTQALSGYKDQFSLEITGPVMPHSLHSMTMLLRSSQSGSFSAGLYTHEPTAVFNICPPMDEVLDKEAVHEELANCGLHPKTLNQLSQTPTLGKSSLRHVEMSDYIYSWRS; this is encoded by the exons ATGGCGCTCTCCGTGCCCGGCTACTCGCCCAGTTTCAAAAGACCGCCAGAGACCTTGCGGCTCCGACGGAAAAGGGGCCGGAGCCTTGGGGTTGCCTCCTCGCCCGAGGAGCGGCCTGAGCCGACGACCCGCCGCGCCGCGCTGGCGGCCGGGCTGCCCCTCCGCCCTTTCCCGGCGGCGGGCAGGGGCGGCGGTGGCCCGGCCGCGGCCCGGCGGAACCCCTTCGCCCGCCTGGACAACCGGCCGCGGGCCGCCGCCGAGCCTCCGGACGGGCCGCCCCGCGGCCAGCGGGAGGCGCCGGGCTCG TTTTTAGATTCTAATCAAGAAAATGATTTACTATGGGAAGAGAAGTTTCCTGAAAGAACAGCTATTACTGAACTACTCCAG ACTCCTCACGTATCAGTCTCCGAACCTGATATTCCGTCCTCAGAAAGTACTGAGTTACCTGTGGACTGGAGTATTAAAACTCGACTCCTTTTCACCTCTTCTCAGCCCTTTACCTGGGCAGATCATCTGAAAGCACAGGAAGAGGCTCAAGGTGTCATCCAGCATTGTAGGGCAACAGAAGTTACTTTGCCTCAAAGTATACAG GATCCCAAACTCTGCACTGAGCTCCGTTGTGCCTTCCAGCAGAGCCTTATCTATTGGCTCCACCCTGCCTTTTCTTGGCTACCACTGTTCCCTCGTATTGGAGCGGACAGAAGAATGGCTGGAAAGACAAACCCATGGTCGAATGATGAAACCCTGCAACACAATTTAATGAGTGACTG GTCTGTGAGCTTTACTTCTCTATATAATCTGCTGAAGACAAGACTTTGCCCCTTTTTCTACGTTTGTACCTATCAGTTTACTGTCCTGTTCCGTGCAGCAGGATTAGCTGGAAATGATGTAATCACAGCTCTCGTATCTCCTACGACCAGAGGTATAAGAGAAGCTATGAAAAACGAAG GTATTGAATTTTCTCTgcctttaataaaagaaaattgccATGAGAAGAAGAAAGCATCTGAAACAAGCTTGGGACATGA ggagcaagcagtcagcgATGAGGATGAAGAAGAAAGTTTTTCCTGGCTAGAGGAGATGGGTGTGCAAGATAGAATCAAAAAACCAGACGTACTTTCTATCAAGTT GCGTAAAGAAAAACACGAAATacaaatggatcacagacctgaGTCTGTTGTGTTGGTAAAGGGATTGAACACCTTTACATTGCTAAATTTTTTGATCAACTCTAAGAGTTTAATTGCTACCTCAGGTCCACAGGCAGGACTTCCACCAACTCTCCTGTCCCCAGTAGCTTTCCGGGGTGCCACAATGCAAATGCTTaag gcACGCAGTGTAAATGTGAAGACACAAGCTCTTTCTGGATACAAAGATCAATTTAGTTTGGAAATTACAGGTCCTGTCATGCCTCATTCTCTACATTCCATGACCATGCTCCTCAGATCTTCACAGAGTGGGTCATTTTCTGCAGGACTGTATACACACGAGCCAACTGCTGTGTTTAATATCTGCCCACCAATGGATGAAGTACTAGATAAG GAGGCTGTTCATGAGGAGCTTGCTAACTGTGGATTGCACCCTAAGACTCTGAACCAACTTAGTCAAACACCAACACTGGGGAAATCATCTTTACGGCATGTGGAAATGAGTGACTACATTTATAGTTGGAGATCCTGA
- the DONSON gene encoding protein downstream neighbor of Son isoform X2 — MALSVPGYSPSFKRPPETLRLRRKRGRSLGVASSPEERPEPTTRRAALAAGLPLRPFPAAGRGGGGPAAARRNPFARLDNRPRAAAEPPDGPPRGQREAPGSFLDSNQENDLLWEEKFPERTAITELLQTPHVSVSEPDIPSSESTELPVDWSIKTRLLFTSSQPFTWADHLKAQEEAQGVIQHCRATEVTLPQSIQDPKLCTELRCAFQQSLIYWLHPAFSWLPLFPRIGADRRMAGKTNPWSNDETLQHNLMSDWSVSFTSLYNLLKTRLCPFFYVCTYQFTVLFRAAGLAGNDVITALVSPTTRGIREAMKNEGIEFSLPLIKENCHEKKKASETSLGHEEQAVSDEDEEESFSWLEEMGVQDRIKKPDVLSIKLSSQSGSFSAGLYTHEPTAVFNICPPMDEVLDKEAVHEELANCGLHPKTLNQLSQTPTLGKSSLRHVEMSDYIYSWRS, encoded by the exons ATGGCGCTCTCCGTGCCCGGCTACTCGCCCAGTTTCAAAAGACCGCCAGAGACCTTGCGGCTCCGACGGAAAAGGGGCCGGAGCCTTGGGGTTGCCTCCTCGCCCGAGGAGCGGCCTGAGCCGACGACCCGCCGCGCCGCGCTGGCGGCCGGGCTGCCCCTCCGCCCTTTCCCGGCGGCGGGCAGGGGCGGCGGTGGCCCGGCCGCGGCCCGGCGGAACCCCTTCGCCCGCCTGGACAACCGGCCGCGGGCCGCCGCCGAGCCTCCGGACGGGCCGCCCCGCGGCCAGCGGGAGGCGCCGGGCTCG TTTTTAGATTCTAATCAAGAAAATGATTTACTATGGGAAGAGAAGTTTCCTGAAAGAACAGCTATTACTGAACTACTCCAG ACTCCTCACGTATCAGTCTCCGAACCTGATATTCCGTCCTCAGAAAGTACTGAGTTACCTGTGGACTGGAGTATTAAAACTCGACTCCTTTTCACCTCTTCTCAGCCCTTTACCTGGGCAGATCATCTGAAAGCACAGGAAGAGGCTCAAGGTGTCATCCAGCATTGTAGGGCAACAGAAGTTACTTTGCCTCAAAGTATACAG GATCCCAAACTCTGCACTGAGCTCCGTTGTGCCTTCCAGCAGAGCCTTATCTATTGGCTCCACCCTGCCTTTTCTTGGCTACCACTGTTCCCTCGTATTGGAGCGGACAGAAGAATGGCTGGAAAGACAAACCCATGGTCGAATGATGAAACCCTGCAACACAATTTAATGAGTGACTG GTCTGTGAGCTTTACTTCTCTATATAATCTGCTGAAGACAAGACTTTGCCCCTTTTTCTACGTTTGTACCTATCAGTTTACTGTCCTGTTCCGTGCAGCAGGATTAGCTGGAAATGATGTAATCACAGCTCTCGTATCTCCTACGACCAGAGGTATAAGAGAAGCTATGAAAAACGAAG GTATTGAATTTTCTCTgcctttaataaaagaaaattgccATGAGAAGAAGAAAGCATCTGAAACAAGCTTGGGACATGA ggagcaagcagtcagcgATGAGGATGAAGAAGAAAGTTTTTCCTGGCTAGAGGAGATGGGTGTGCAAGATAGAATCAAAAAACCAGACGTACTTTCTATCAAGTT ATCTTCACAGAGTGGGTCATTTTCTGCAGGACTGTATACACACGAGCCAACTGCTGTGTTTAATATCTGCCCACCAATGGATGAAGTACTAGATAAG GAGGCTGTTCATGAGGAGCTTGCTAACTGTGGATTGCACCCTAAGACTCTGAACCAACTTAGTCAAACACCAACACTGGGGAAATCATCTTTACGGCATGTGGAAATGAGTGACTACATTTATAGTTGGAGATCCTGA